GAAGCTTTCATTCTAGATACCATGTAATTGCTTAAGAAAGATGTAACTACAGAAGATAAAATCGCTAAGTATAACATCGGTAAAATAAAATTGGCTTTTAATAAGACTGTAAAATCAGCTTTTTCAGGTGAGACAAAAAGTACTAAATTAAACATGATCATGCCCATGCCCATCATTGCATACGTTAATTCAATTGGTGAAAATTGTTTAGAAAACTTTCTTGCCAATACAGTATAAAAAGCCATTGATACAACAGATAAAAAGATGAGTATAATACCAAGCATATTTGCTTCACCGTCAACGCCTTTCATAACAGTAATGTAACTTACACCACCCACGGAAAGCAGAATAGAAGCTTTCTGTATTGTTGTCGTGCTCTCTTTTAACAAGATAGTTGCGAATAACATGACAAAAATGGGGACTAAGGCTGTAATAATACCAGCTTCACTGGAAGAAGCATATTTCATTCCATAAGTTTGAAATGAAAAAGAAAGTACAGGTTGAACGATTGAGAATAATATAAGTGGGAGTACGGGTTTATGTCGAAAATCTACGCGTATTACTTTTAATAAAATAAATGCTGTCATGACAATAAATGCAATAGTAAAACGGTAGGATAATATAGCTAAAGGTGAAGTTTCACTTACAATATTTTTTAAAAATAAAAAGCTGAAACCGACTATGCCAGCACTTAATATACCTGCCACTATAGGTAATAGATTATATTGTTTCATCTTTCATTCCTCCTAGTTGCTATCTCTTATGTATAGCATACTTAAAGGGAGCTTATCGTACATCAATGAATAGGATGAACATGGTCTACTACTTTAGCCTGAGGTACTCATCTAGTTGATATTTACATAAAAACTACCGTTGCGACTGATCTTCATATGCTTACGTTTTTTCGAGCTTTGTGCCATCCTTCCTTAAATTAGTATTTTTATCTAGATGTTGTTGTTTTTAAATGAAAAGATGCCAAGAATACTAGCTGTTTACGTGTTTATTCTTAGTACGATAAACACGTAAACAGCTTTTACT
The sequence above is a segment of the Bacillus sp. SM2101 genome. Coding sequences within it:
- a CDS encoding DMT family transporter, which encodes MKQYNLLPIVAGILSAGIVGFSFLFLKNIVSETSPLAILSYRFTIAFIVMTAFILLKVIRVDFRHKPVLPLILFSIVQPVLSFSFQTYGMKYASSSEAGIITALVPIFVMLFATILLKESTTTIQKASILLSVGGVSYITVMKGVDGEANMLGIILIFLSVVSMAFYTVLARKFSKQFSPIELTYAMMGMGMIMFNLVLFVSPEKADFTVLLKANFILPMLYLAILSSVVTSFLSNYMVSRMKASQSVVFMNLSTIVSILAGVFILHETFYTYHLIGTIMIIIGVVGANIKGINIPKQMTQKSTVIHD